CACAGAAACCGTTCCTGCCGTGGGCGAAAAGATGGAAGGGCCCAGAATGCGGCCATAGCCATGGTAGACATCTATTTTGTTCTTTTTCATTAAATACCGGATGCCCTGATGTAATTGATCCACAATTTTTTGCTTGCGTTGATTCACTTTTTGGAAGTCAAAGCCTACGCCCTGAGCTGTAATTCCAAAGCTTTCCCCATCCTCTTTCAAGGTGGCATACACCTCGGCACTCTTCAGCAAAGCCTTGGAAGGAATACAGCCTTTATGCAGACACGTGCCGCCTAGCTTCTGAGCTTCGACAAGAGCGGTGGAGAGCCCCAGCTGGGCAGCCCGGATCGCAGCCACATAACCTCCGGGCCCACCGCCCAGAATGACCAGATCATACTCTTTGGCCATTGGTCTTTTCCCCCTTTAAAATTTGTTCCACTTCTTTTGCTCCTGTTTGATCATTAGGATAGGTCTTGGCTTCTTCTTCACCGCGCAAGACACGCAAGCCGCCTTCAGCCAGCGCTTGCAGTTCGTTTTCCCCGGCGATCACTTTCACCGGTGCAATCCATTCCACCCGCTTCTTGATCATGTCCACAAACTGGTCGCCATAGGCCAAGCCGCCGGTTAAGATGATGGCATCCACATCCCCTTCCAGCACAGCAGCGCAGGAGCCGATCTCTTTGGAGACCTGGTAAGCCATCGCCTCATAGACCAATTTGGCTTTTTCATCTCCTGCCGCGATCATCTCTTCCACCTTGCGGGCATCATTGGTGCCCAAATAAGCGACCAGACCGCCCCGGCCGACCAGTTTTTTAAAGATTTCGCCAGAGAAGTATTGTCCCGAAAAACTGAGCCCAACCAAGTCGCCCGCAGGAACAGTTCCTGCCCGTTCAGGCGAAAAGGGACCATCTCCATGCAAGCCGTTGTTCACATCAACAACCCGGCCATAGCGATGGGCTCCCACAGTGATACCGCCCCCCATGTGGCTGACGATCAAGCGCATCTTTTCGTACGCTTTCCCCTGCTTTTTGGCATAACGACGGGCCACTGCTTTTTGGTTCAAGGCATGAAAGATGCTGCGGCGGGGGATTTCGGGGACCCCCGAGATCCGGGCCACAGGATCAAGTTCATCCACCACAACCGGATCGACAATGAAAGCGGGAATGTTTAACTGTTGGGCAATTTCATTGGCAATAATAGCCCCTAAATTGGAAGCGTGTTCCCCGAAGCGGCCGCTTCTCAAATCTTGCAACATGTCTTCGTTAACAAGGTAGGTCCCGCCGGGAATCGGCCTGAGGACACCACCCCGCCCCACAACAGCCGCCAGTTTCTGCAGGTTGATTCCCTCTTTATTCAGGGTCTCCAGTATGATTTCTTTACGGAACTGATATTGATCCATCACACTGCGGTATTTATTGAGTTCTGTGGTATCATGGCGCAGTGTTTCTTCAAAGATGGGCCGTTCATTGTCATAGATGGCAATCTTGGTGGATGTAGAGCCTGGGTTAATGACCAATAAGCGGTATGTTTTTTGCTCCATAAACCTCCACTCCTGTTCCTGTCTTTCCGCTCTATTCTTTCATATTCAAGATGCTTTTCGGATTTTGCAAGAAGGTGCTTCTGGCATTCTTCATGGCTTGAATGCGTTCCTCCGCCATCCGGTCAGCCGCCCGGTAAGTTGGAATATTGTCGCGGCGGGAAATCTCAAACACTTTTTCAATATTGTCATAGATGGTCTCCACCTTCCTCATCGCCCTGTCCCGGTTATAGCCTAACAGCTCATCGGCCACATTGATCAGACCGCCGGCATTAATCACGTAATCAGGGGCATAGTAGAAGCCCAGCTCATGAATTTGGTCTCCGTGGCGCTCTTCACGCAGCACGTTGTTGGCCGCCCCGGCAATGACGCGCGCTTTGAGCTGGGGAATTGTTTCATCATTGATCACACCACCCAGCGCACAAGGGGCAAAAATATCACACTCCACACTATAGATCTCATTGGGATCCACAGCACGAGCCCCAAACGCTTCCACAGCCCGTCTGACCGCCTCCTGGTTAATGTCGGTCACAATCAGCCGGGCCCCCTCTTCATGAAGGTAACGGCACAGATTGTAGGCCACATTGCCTACACCTTGCACAGCAATGGTTTTCCCTTCCAGAGAGTCATCTCCCCATGCTTGTCTGACTGTTGCTTTCATACCCTTATAAACACCATAAGCGGTCACAGGGGAAGGATTGCCACTGGAGCCAAACGCCGGAGAAATACCTGTCACATAGTCGGTCTCTTCATGAATGAGATCCATATCTTCCACGGTAGTGCCTACGTCTTCTGCGGTGATGTAACGGCCATTAAGCCCTTGCACAAAACGGCCGAAGGCACGGAACAGAGCTTCACTTTTATCCTTGCGTGGATCGCCGATAATGACCGATTTTCCTCCCCCTAAGTTTAAACCGGCGGCCGCTGCCTTGTAAGTCATCCCCCGGGCCAAGCGCAGCGCATCTTCAATAGCCTCTTCTTCCGAATCATAAGTCCACATCCTGCATCCGCCCAATGCGGGTCCAAGTGTCGTGTCATGGATGCAAATAATCGCCTTTAAACCGGATGCTTTGTCCTGACATAACAACAGCTCTTCGTAATCATATTTTTCCATATACTCAAACAGTTTCATATTAAATCCCTCCTGAGAAAGAAAAACTGATTGGGAGTTGTCTAAACCAAACTGGTTTAATTCATGTGGGTCACACAGGCGGCCAAGGCAATGGAATATAATTTGTCCTCCATGCTATCCGCCCTAGAAGTGAGGATGACTGGAACTTCAGCCCCCACCACGACGGCTCCTACCTTGGCCCGGGCAAAGTAAACCAAGGACTTATACAGCACGTTGCCAGTTTCAATATTGGGGACAAGCAAAATGTCCGCTTTTCCGGCCACAGGAGACTTAATCCCTTTGTGCTGGGCAGCTTCTACGGATACCGCATTGTCCAATGCTAAAGGACCTTCTACCTCACAATCTGTGATTTGCCCCCTGCTCGCCATCACGGTTAAACTGGCGGCATCCAGGGTGCTCTGCATAGCCGGATTAACCACCTCCACCGGTGCCAAAACAGCCACTTTGGGACGTTCAACGCCGGCTGCACGAGCCACCTGCACGGCATTCTGAATAATCTCCCCTTTTTGTTTGAGATCAGGGGCAATGTTCATAGCCGGGTCGGTGACAAAGATCAGCCGCTCATAGCCCGGCACTTCAAAAGCAGCCACATGGCTTAATAAACGACTTCGTTTTAGCCCGCTTTCCTTATCCAGCACAGCTTTTAACAGATCGGCCGTAGGTACAAGCCCTTTCATGAGTGCGTTGGCCTTCCCCTCCTTAACCAGCTGCACGGCCCGGCGGGCGGCTTGCCCAGAGGAGGACTCATGCACCACCTGCAGATGGTCCACTTCCAATTCAACCCACTCGGCTTTTGCTTTGATCTCTTGCTCATCACCGATGAGATAAAAGTGGGCCAAATGCCGCCTAAGTCCCTCACGCACGGCTCTTAATACCTCTTCATCACCCGCCTGAGCTACAGCAATGGTTTGTTTCCCATACTGGGTTGCTTTGTCTACAAGATCTTCCAGTTTCATTTTGTCACTTCCATCCTGCCAAAGTTAGTAATGTGTTTTCTTAGTATGGCTTACTGCTGCAAAATTAGCAGCACATCCATCATATCACATGCAAATTTCATGCCATTTACTCAATAAAATCAGAAAGGACAATCAGCTGGAAATGTAAGCGTTTTATCCTTAACGATTTAAAAATTTTTTATCAGGGGAAAGCTAAGCAGTGAAGGAAAATGCTATCTGCAAAGACCTGCATTCAATTGCAGATCGTGCATAATTTTGCTTGATAAAACTTGCATATCTCTCTAAGGTGCCCTGGGCAGCCTGCCAGCCACATGAAGATTCATATTACACCTGAAAAATTAATGCAAGCCATATTTCTGTAATTTATAGTACAGGTTGCGCACGGAAATCTTTAATTTTTGGGCTGCTTTAGTTTTGTTACCATTACATTGTGACAACACCTGCTGTATATATGTTTTCTCCCATCTGCCCACGACCTCGTCCAGGGGCAGGATTTTTCCGTCAAAGATCGGATGGTGAGCCCTGGCCCACTCGCTCTGCTCCTGCTTTCCACTGTCATACCGCTTTAACTGCAAGGGAGGCAAATGATGAAGCTCCAGCCGCTCCTCATTAAAGCGCATATGGATGATAGCCCGGCTGATCACATTTTCCAGCTCCCGCACATTTCCCGGCCAATGGTAAGCTTTCAAGTACTCAATCACCTCATCGGCAACAGAAGCAATATGCCGCCCATATTCCATATTTAACTTAGCAATAAAATGCTCCGCTAACAGGCGGATATCGTCATCCCTGTAACGTAGCGGCGGAATAATGATAGGCAGTACATTGAGACGGTAATACAGGTCTTCACGGAACTTTCCTTGCCAAATGGCTTCCTCCAAATTGATATTGGTCGCGGCAATGACCCGCACATCGACAGGGATCGCTTTTGTTCCTCCGACACGGACAATTTCTTTCTCCTGCAATACACGGAGCAGCTTGGCCTGGGTACTCAGGGAAATTTCTCCGATTTCATCCAAAAAGATGGTTCCCCCATTGGCTTCCTCAAACAACCCTTTTTTGCCACCCTGTTTGGCACCAGTAAATGCCCCTTCTTCATAGCCAAATAATTCACTTTCCAATAATTGTTCAGACAAGGCGGCACAATTAACCCGCACAAACTGGTTAAATTTCCGTTCGCTCTCATTGTGAATGGCATGGGCAAACAGCTCTTTACCCGTGCCGGATTCACCCCTCAGCAAAACGGTCGCCGGCGTGTAAGCGGCTGTTTTGGCCTGTTCAATAGCCGTTTTGACCGGTTCACTCTCTCCGACAATATCTTCAAACGTATACTTTGCTTCCAGGGTGCGAATGATGCGTCTGGCCCGGTCCAATTCTCTTGTCAGTTTTTTTATTTCAGAGATATCATGAATGATACCCACACTGCCCTTCAGTTCACCATCCACGATTATCGGTGCCACGTTGACGACCACATCTTTGCGGTATTTGCCCACTTTCATGGGCACGCCCCGAACTGGTTTCTTGGTTTTTAGCACCTGCATGTGCATGCTTTCCCCCTCGGAAATATCCACATCCGCCGGCTTGCCGATCACATCCTCCACATTTAATCCTGTCAGGCGGGTATAGGCTGGATTGATCATTAAGCCAATACCGTTCTGGTCCACCACTGAAATAGCATCTTCCGAAGAATTGATAATCGCCTCCAGCAGGCTGCGTGTCTCTTTTAAATCAAGCACCTCTTCTGCCAGAGTGGTCACATCGGTGATATCCCGGAAAACGGCAACAGCACCAATCACTTCCCCTTCTTCCGAGATGACGGGCACGCGGTTGGTGATGATTCGTCTGTCATTATTCAGCCACTGTTCCTGATGCAATTCAGGCTGTCCTGTTTGCAGCACGATATTAAGCCGGCTGTTGGGAATCCACTTTGTCGCTGGCTCTCCCAGGACATCCTCCGCTCTTAAGCCGATGATTCTTTCAGCCGCACGGTTAAAGAGGGTAATAATTCCCTCTTTGTTGACGGCCAGCATGCCGTCATGGGTAGAGTTTAAAATGATGTCCAATTCATGCTGGTGATGGCGCAACCGCTGAATCAAGTTTTCTTTTTCCTCAATCAAACTCATTATGATTCGGGCAATACTGCCTGGAATAACGGTTGCATGTTGGGGTTTGATCTGGCGTAAATGGTGAAAAACACCCTCATCTCCAGTAGCCTCAATAATCACTTCTACATCATGGCTGATCATCCGGGTATAATCCGTTCCAGTTGGGATACCGTACTTGCGGGCCTCCTTCATGCCCGGCGCATTCACATTGCGGTCCGATACCCCAATGACTTTAAGGGATTCCATATTCTGAAAAGTTTTAAGCAGGGCTGTACCGCCACTGCCTGCACCAACCAGAAAAATTTTTCTCATTTCGGATCCCCCGCTATCCCTCTCTGAAAAATTTTGCAGATACTCCCATTGTATCGGTTTTCCAGACCGTTTGCAACGAAAGTGTTAGACAATCCCTGCGATTTTGGTTACAGTATTAAAGAAAAGAGAGCGGAAAGGAAGAAAAGCATGAAGATCCAACGCTTGATTTCTGTCCTGATTCTGGTGATTCCAGGGGCAATAGGGGTCTATGGCTGGACATTGATGCGGGAAGCGTTTTTCACGAACTTTACACCGGAAGGTTTCCACTGGGGGATGTTTATGATGGGGCTTGTCTTATTTATCTTCGGGGTAGCTTTTGTGGGGGGATTCATTTTTTACCGGGATAAAAAGAGACGCTATGGCCGGCGGTTCAAGGATGATCTGGACGAATAGCCTCTATGATTTGTCCACCAGACCCCAACGGTCCCATTTGGCCAGCCAGCCGTGTTGTTCAATCCAGGTAGTTAAACTGATGCGTTCTGCGGCAATGGTTAGCCCTAAGAAAAAGAAAACCAACACGGCCACCATAAACAAAGGGGCATGGGCAATCAGCTGAAAGCCAAAAGTTCCCCCCAAAGCCATGGACCCAGTATCACCCAGCATAGCCAATTGCCGACGGTCATAACGGAAAAGCATTAAAGTGGAAAAGAAAACAGGAATGACTAAAAATAAAGCTGTGCCAATTGACAGAAAAGGAACCACGGCTGCTGAGAAAACCCAGTAACTTTTCAGCGCCCGTCCTGGCCGCACATCAAGCAAATTGAAAATATGCATACTAAGCGCCATCGCCATGGAAAACAAGATAAATTCTGCCCAAGATGAACTGAGCTGCCAACTGACCATAAGGGCAACAACAAGCCCAAACACGGCCTTGGCCAGTCCAGTGGTCACATGCCTGTCCCTAATCAGCCGTCCAAAATGTCCTCTGAATCCTTTCACCTTCTGGTCTCCCCAGCGGTCATCAATCCAGCCCAGCAAGGTCAAACAGAACAACATCATACTGAACAAAACAAGGGTAGCTGGCAGGGTGATATTTACTGCTGCCGTAGGTGCTAAGCCAAGAGTGTAAACAGTGAACATCATACCAAGAAAGAGGAGATAATGAATAAAAAGATTGAGACCAAATCCTTGAACAATCACTTCCTGTTTGTAATTAATGGCTGTCCAGCCTTGCTTACGAAACAGCAGGTAAAAAGCGTCAGTGATGAACCAGATCAAAAACAGATAAATCATGAAGCTAATCAACCATCCGCTAATCGCTCCATTCCCCCTTTAAACAATCCCATCTTTTCTCAATTTCAAAGCCTGCTTGACAGCCAGGCCTTGTTTAAAACGGTGCCAGAAGCCGTCCACTGTTTTACCCCTTTCACGATGCGTAAAAGGAACCTCCACTTCCTGGATGACGTAACCAGCTTGTAAGTAGTCAATGGTTAGCCCCACTTCAAAGCCAAAGCCTTGGTCACCCCTATAACTGCTTAAAAAATGTTTTTTGCGGACAGCCCGCTGCCCTGATAAGGGAGCCTCCAACCACACTCCGGTTTGCCTGTAAATCCCCCAGCTGGCAAACCGTTTGACAAGACCAAGTCCCCCCTGTTTGGTTCGGGGTAAAACAGCAATGGTCATATCAGCAGCTTGATTTTGAACAGGCTGGAGCAACAATTTAGCAAGGTGGGCACTGTTACCCAAATCAGCATCAAGAAAAACTAAGATCGAGCCTCTAGATTGATACACACCAGTCATCATTGCCGCAGACTTTCCTTTATTACCCGACAGACGAATGACATGAGGGGTATAGACCCGTGCTTGATGAAAGGTATTGTCGTCACTTCCGTCATCAATAACAATAAGTTCTTTAAACCAGTCCCCGCTGCCCACCAGGGTTGAGAGGGTTTGCCCAATATACTGTTCTTCGTTATAGGCCGGAATAATGATACTGACTTGATCCACTTGTCAAACCCCCTTTAATGTGTATGGTG
This window of the Caldalkalibacillus uzonensis genome carries:
- the buk gene encoding butyrate kinase, whose amino-acid sequence is MEQKTYRLLVINPGSTSTKIAIYDNERPIFEETLRHDTTELNKYRSVMDQYQFRKEIILETLNKEGINLQKLAAVVGRGGVLRPIPGGTYLVNEDMLQDLRSGRFGEHASNLGAIIANEIAQQLNIPAFIVDPVVVDELDPVARISGVPEIPRRSIFHALNQKAVARRYAKKQGKAYEKMRLIVSHMGGGITVGAHRYGRVVDVNNGLHGDGPFSPERAGTVPAGDLVGLSFSGQYFSGEIFKKLVGRGGLVAYLGTNDARKVEEMIAAGDEKAKLVYEAMAYQVSKEIGSCAAVLEGDVDAIILTGGLAYGDQFVDMIKKRVEWIAPVKVIAGENELQALAEGGLRVLRGEEEAKTYPNDQTGAKEVEQILKGEKTNGQRV
- a CDS encoding Leu/Phe/Val dehydrogenase, which encodes MKLFEYMEKYDYEELLLCQDKASGLKAIICIHDTTLGPALGGCRMWTYDSEEEAIEDALRLARGMTYKAAAAGLNLGGGKSVIIGDPRKDKSEALFRAFGRFVQGLNGRYITAEDVGTTVEDMDLIHEETDYVTGISPAFGSSGNPSPVTAYGVYKGMKATVRQAWGDDSLEGKTIAVQGVGNVAYNLCRYLHEEGARLIVTDINQEAVRRAVEAFGARAVDPNEIYSVECDIFAPCALGGVINDETIPQLKARVIAGAANNVLREERHGDQIHELGFYYAPDYVINAGGLINVADELLGYNRDRAMRKVETIYDNIEKVFEISRRDNIPTYRAADRMAEERIQAMKNARSTFLQNPKSILNMKE
- the yqiS gene encoding phosphate butyryltransferase, yielding MKLEDLVDKATQYGKQTIAVAQAGDEEVLRAVREGLRRHLAHFYLIGDEQEIKAKAEWVELEVDHLQVVHESSSGQAARRAVQLVKEGKANALMKGLVPTADLLKAVLDKESGLKRSRLLSHVAAFEVPGYERLIFVTDPAMNIAPDLKQKGEIIQNAVQVARAAGVERPKVAVLAPVEVVNPAMQSTLDAASLTVMASRGQITDCEVEGPLALDNAVSVEAAQHKGIKSPVAGKADILLVPNIETGNVLYKSLVYFARAKVGAVVVGAEVPVILTSRADSMEDKLYSIALAACVTHMN
- a CDS encoding sigma-54 interaction domain-containing protein codes for the protein MRKIFLVGAGSGGTALLKTFQNMESLKVIGVSDRNVNAPGMKEARKYGIPTGTDYTRMISHDVEVIIEATGDEGVFHHLRQIKPQHATVIPGSIARIIMSLIEEKENLIQRLRHHQHELDIILNSTHDGMLAVNKEGIITLFNRAAERIIGLRAEDVLGEPATKWIPNSRLNIVLQTGQPELHQEQWLNNDRRIITNRVPVISEEGEVIGAVAVFRDITDVTTLAEEVLDLKETRSLLEAIINSSEDAISVVDQNGIGLMINPAYTRLTGLNVEDVIGKPADVDISEGESMHMQVLKTKKPVRGVPMKVGKYRKDVVVNVAPIIVDGELKGSVGIIHDISEIKKLTRELDRARRIIRTLEAKYTFEDIVGESEPVKTAIEQAKTAAYTPATVLLRGESGTGKELFAHAIHNESERKFNQFVRVNCAALSEQLLESELFGYEEGAFTGAKQGGKKGLFEEANGGTIFLDEIGEISLSTQAKLLRVLQEKEIVRVGGTKAIPVDVRVIAATNINLEEAIWQGKFREDLYYRLNVLPIIIPPLRYRDDDIRLLAEHFIAKLNMEYGRHIASVADEVIEYLKAYHWPGNVRELENVISRAIIHMRFNEERLELHHLPPLQLKRYDSGKQEQSEWARAHHPIFDGKILPLDEVVGRWEKTYIQQVLSQCNGNKTKAAQKLKISVRNLYYKLQKYGLH
- a CDS encoding DUF2627 domain-containing protein, coding for MKIQRLISVLILVIPGAIGVYGWTLMREAFFTNFTPEGFHWGMFMMGLVLFIFGVAFVGGFIFYRDKKRRYGRRFKDDLDE
- a CDS encoding glycosyltransferase family 2 protein; the encoded protein is MDQVSIIIPAYNEEQYIGQTLSTLVGSGDWFKELIVIDDGSDDNTFHQARVYTPHVIRLSGNKGKSAAMMTGVYQSRGSILVFLDADLGNSAHLAKLLLQPVQNQAADMTIAVLPRTKQGGLGLVKRFASWGIYRQTGVWLEAPLSGQRAVRKKHFLSSYRGDQGFGFEVGLTIDYLQAGYVIQEVEVPFTHRERGKTVDGFWHRFKQGLAVKQALKLRKDGIV